GCTGGCGTCTGCCGGTTGCAACATCGTGCTGTTCACCACCGGTCGCGGCAACCCGTTCGGCACCTATGTGCCGACCTTCAAAGTGGCGACCAACGATCCGCTCGCCGAAAAGCATGGCCGTTGGATCGACTTCAACGCCGGACGGCTCTTGAGCGAGCCGATGGATGACGTGTTGCCTGATTTCATCGATGCCGTGCTGAAGGCGGTCAATGGCGAGCAGACACGTAACGAACAGTACGGAATGCATGAAATTGCGATCTTCAAGGATGGTATTACCGAGTAAATAGACTATTGTGAAACTTACGTTTAATGATTGCGGGGTTGTCGTCGTGGATGACTGATGGCTTCGGATTATTGAGATCGCTAAGTCAAATGGGGGACTTATGGACAGTTCGAAGAAGAAAGTCACTATTCGTGATGTTGCACAGTTGGCCGACGTCTCGCCGTCTACGGTCTCCCGGGCGTTTGCTCGTCCCGATCGGGTGAGCGCCGAGACCACCAAAAAAATTTTCGCCGCTGCCGACAAGCTGGGCTATCATGAGGAAGCCGTCCAAACGCGGCCTTCCCGTCATCGGCATGATCTGATCGCCATCAGCGTGCCCGATATCGCCAATCAGTTCTTTTCGGATATCATCCGCAGCGTCCAGCATGAATGCTTCAACCGTGGTGTCGGACTGATCGTTTCCGAAACGCGCGAAAGCGCTTCCTGGGAACGCATGGCATTCGACAAGGTGGTCAAAAACGCCGACGGCATCATTCTGGTGTCTTCGCGAATGCCCGATTCCATGATTCGCAAGTGTGCGCAAGCCAGGCCGCTGGTGGTGGTCAACCGTGAGGTCCGAGGCGTCTCCAGCATCGTCGTCGATGTGCGGCAGGGGGTCCATCAGGCCGTCGAACAATTGCAGATAGGCAATTGCCATGACATTACCTATCTTGACGGACCGGCCAACTCATGGTCGGTGGGCATGCGTTGGAAGGCCATACGCGGCGAATGCCATAGCCGCAACATCGACGTGCACCGCATGTGGCCCGGAGTCCCCACGTTCGAGGGCGGCTATGCCTGTGTGGAGCAGTATCTGCAGCATCCCACCGGCGCCGTGATCGCGCATAACGATCTGATGGCGATAGGGTTCATCGCCGGCATGCGCAAACGCGGCTACGAATGCCCCCGCGATTTCTCGATCATCGGTTTCGATGACGACACGGTCGGACGGATGAGCGACCCCTCGATTTCCAGTATCCATATGTCGTTGCCCAAGGTCGGCAATTATGCCGAACACCTGTTGGCCGCCAGCGTCGAGGGCACGGTCAAGCCAGGGCAGCTGGCACGTATTCCTTCTTCGCTGATCGTGCGCGAAAGCACGAGAACGCGAGGCATCGCACCGAAGTCCCTTGCCTGCGCAAACCGTGGCAACAATTAGCGGTTACGAATTTGGGCAACCATATGATGAAGCCGTCTAGTCTAATACCCATTCGGCCGGCAATGTGGCCAATGCTTGTTTGCGAAGGAAAGAAAGAATATGGAATTTCTCGATGATGATTATCTATTGACCACTGATCTGGCGCAGGAGCTGTTTCACGGCTGTGCGCAGGATCTGCCGGTGGTCGATTACCATTGCCATCTTCATCCTCAGGAGATTTATCAGGACACCAACTTCAAGGATATCGTCGATGCCTGGCTGACCGACGGCAAGAATTACGGTGACCATTACAAGTGGCGTCTGATGCGTGCCAACGGTGTGCCCGAAAGGCTCATCACCGGAGATGCCACACCTTGGCAGAAGTTCCAGGCTTTTGCCTCGACAATGGAAAAGGCCGTCGGAAGCCCCGTGTTCCTTTGGGCGCATATGGAGTTGCGCCGGTATTTCGGCATCTCGACCGTGCTGAGCACCAGGACCGCGCGCGACATCTTCGAGCAGACCAACGAAATGCTCAGGCAGCCTGATTTCTCGCGCCGTTCCCTGCTCCGCCGGATGGGTGTGGATACGGTCTGCACCACCGATGATCCGGTTGAAGACCTTCAATACCATAAGCTTTTCGCCAAGCAAGACGAGACATTCAAGATGATTCCGGCCTTCCGCCCCGATCCGGCGCTCAAGCCCGATCAGCCCGGTTTCGGCGCATGGGTCGAGCAGTTGGAGCAGGCCAGCGGCGTCTCCATCCGTTCCTTCGACGATTTGGTTTCCGCTTTGTCCAAGCGCGTCGATTACTTCCATGACCTCGGCTGCCGTCTTTCCGACCATGCCGCGGGCATCATGACCTATGACGTGGCTACGAGCTCGCAGCTCGACGCGATTCTCGACAAGGCCAGGGCCGGCAAGGGCGTCACGGCGCTCGAATACTCGCAGTATCGCACCGCCCTTTTCATCGCCTTGATGAGCATGTACAACGCCAAGGGCTGGACCATGCAGCTGCATCTGCATTCCTTCCTCAACCTCAACAAGCGCGGCTTCGCCGATCACGGCCCGGACACCGGCTTCGACGCCATGAACGACCGTTCCATCGCCGAGCCTCTCGCGGCCCTGCTCAACGCGGCTTCGGAGCAAGGCGGCATCCCCAGGCTTCTGATCTATTCGCTCAACCCCAACGACTACATGGTCATCTCCACGGTCGCCGGATGCTTCCAAGGCGGCATGAAGCAGCGTCTGGCACTGGGCAATGCGTGGTGGTTCAACGACACGCGCAACGGCATACGTCGTCAGCTCGAAGTGATGGCCGAGACGTCTTTGCTGGGCAATTTCGTGGGTATGACCACCGATTCCCGCAGCTTCCTTTCGTTCTCACGTCATGAGTATTTCCGCCGGATTCTCTGCGAGATGCTCGGCGAGTGGGCCAATCGCGGCGAGATTCCTGCCGATCCGGAGTTCCTGGAGCCCATTGTGCGTGATATTTCGTTCAACAACGCCAAGGAATTGTTCACCGACCAAAAGAACGACTGATACAAGCGACCGATAAGAGCGATAAGGAAATTCAGTAATGCGTAATCCTGTGCTGCGCGGGTTCAACCCGGATCCTGTCATCTTCAGTGATGGACAACGGTACTATATTGTGGTTTCCACCTTTGAATGGCTGCCGGGATTACGCGTCTATGCTTCCGATGACCTGTGCGATTGGCGCTACGAGACCTCCATCCTGAGCCGTGACACCGGTGTCGATCTGCGTGGCAACCCGAGGGGCTGCTCCATCTGGGCCCCGTATGCCGGCTATCACGATGGCGTCTATTACGTCCTTTACACCAACGTGCGGCAGACCAAAGTGCCGTACAAGGACGTCGATAACTACCTCATCATGTCCAAGGACATCCATGGTCCATGGAGCGAGCCGGTGTATATCAACAGTTCCGGATTCGACCCGTCCCTGTTCTTCGATGACGACGGCACCTGTTATTTCATCAATGAAATCTGGGATTACCGCAGGCGTGAGCACAACAAGTCCGCAGGTATCGTGATGCAGCGTCTCGATGTGGATACGCTCGATTTGTGCGATGAACCGATACGTATTTTCGAGGGGACCGAAGCGCAAAAAACGGAAGCGCCGCAGATGTACAAGCATGATGGCTACTACTATCTGCTCACAGCGGAAGGCGGGACCGAGGCCGGTCACCGAGAGACGGTCGCCCGCAGCCGCAAGATATGGGGGCCCTATAAGCCCGATCCGCAGGGACCGCTGGTGACGTCTTACGATGATCCGCAGTGGCCGTTGCAGTGTGCCGGGCATGCGAGTCTGGTGATGAGCGGAGACGGGCAATGGTGTATGGCACATCTGTGCGCGCGTCCGTTCGGCCCTGACGGCGCCTCGATACTGGGGCGTGAAACGGCTTTGCAACAGGTGGTCTTCAGTGATGAAGGTTGGATTCGCTTGGCACAGGGCGGCCATAAGCCGGCAGTCGTTGTGTGCCCACAGGTCGGGAGCAAACCCAATGCCGCCTCGTTCCATGACGATTTGAAGCAAGGACTGCCCGATGACGAGCATTGGAACACGCTGAGGGAGTTTTCCGAGGATTCGTGGTTGAAGCCCACCCCCGAAGGGTTGCGCATCGCCGGAGGCGCATCGCCGCAGTCGACGTTCGGGCAGCACCTGATCGGCACCCGGCAGACCGAGTTCGATTGCCGGGCCTCGGTCCATATGTTCTATGCTCCGAAGAGCTATCTGCAGCTCGCCGGATTGTCGCTGTACCTCGATATCGACAACTATATGCTGTGCATGGTCACCGCTGATGATTGCGGGGAACCTGTCGCCGTGCTCCAGCAGTGCGTGGCCGGAGATTTCAGCGAGATATGCCGGATACCTGTTTCCGGCCGTTGCTTTGATATCAGCGTGAACCTGTCGGGTCATGACTGCGTTTTCAGCATGACCGACGTGTCCGGCATGGTCTGCGATTTCGAAGGCCCCCACGACGTCACCTTCCTCGCCGGCGGGTTCACCGGCGATTTCATTGCCTTGGATGCCATCGATATGTATCGTCATAATTCATCTGCTGCGCTATTCAGCGATTTCCGTTATGAAGTCCTTTCGAACTGAGTCTTTTTAAGTTAATCGAATATACTAAGCAAACGCTGGCAACAGATGTCAGTGTAATCAAAATCACATTCGATACTGTACATGAAGGGAATTTGCATACAGGTTTCTTTGAATTGAACAGTGCGGGCCCGATCAACGTTGTATGTCCGTGCTTTCGGTTCTGAGAAGACGGGATTATGGAGTGTCGTTGCTGACACTCAATGATTTGCAATGGTGTTGCGAATTCCGCTCTTCAGAAGAAAGGTGCAACTCATCATGAAGTTTTCCAAATCGATTATCGCAGCGGTGGCATCGGTCGCCATGCTGGCTTCTTTGGGTGCCTGCGGTTCCGGCTCCCAATCTTCTTCCTCGTCATCCAAGAAGGACGGGGCAAGCATTTCCATGAATGATGTCAATGCCGCGCTGAAAAGCGACAAGGACGTGAAACTCAATTTCTGGACCTGGCGTGATGATATCGAGGGGCCAAGCATCGCTGCGTTTGAAGCGAAGTACCCGCATATCAAGATCAACGTGGTCAAGACCGGCGCTGCCGCCGATCACTATACGAAGTTCCAGAATGTGCTGAAGTCCAAGAAGGACATTCCGGATATCGTTCAGCTCGAATATGATTACCTGCCCCAGTATGCCGTCAGCGGCTCGCTGCTCAATTTCTCTTCGCCCAGCATCGAATCCTCGATGGGCAAGCTGTACAACGACGCCTCGTGGCGTAACGTCCATGTGGCCGACGGGCTGTACGGTGTTCCGCTGGATCAGGGGCCCGAGGCCTTCTTCTGGCGTCACGACGTGCTTGACCAGTACGGTATCCAGATTCCCAAGACCTGGAAGGAGTTCGAGGAGTCCGGCATCAAGCTGCACAAGGCGAACCCCAATAAGTACATGGGCTTCATCGATACGACCGATGTGCGCTATATGGCTTCGATCATCCGTCAGTCCGGTGCCATTCCCTGGCAGGTCGACGGCGTGCAGAACGTCAAGCTGAGCATGACCGACGCCAAAGTGAAGGAAGCGGTCAACTTCATTCAGCGGCTTATCGACGAGGACGTTTTGGAGCCGGTCGCCAACAAGAGCGATGAATACAACCGTGGATTCGCCGAAGGCCGTTGGGCCGTGCAGTTCGACGGATGCTGGAAGGGCACTTCGTTCACTCAGCAGCAGCCTTCGCTCAAAGGCAAGATGGAGGTCGCGCTTCCTCCGGCCTGGGGCGATGACGCCAGCAACCTGAAGACCGGCGAGGTCGGTGGCTCGTTGATTTCCGTGACTTCCGCCACCGCTCAGGAGAAGCGTGCCGCCGCCATCGCGTTCTGCAACTGGATGAGCTCCAGCAAGGAATCCATCAATGAATTCCAGAAGACCGGAAGCTTCTTCAACGCCGCCAAGTCCTTCCAGGAGGATCCGAAGCAGGCTTCGGTCAAGAACGATTACTTCGGCGGCCAGCAGGTCAACAAGGTCTACTTCGAGTCCGCGAAGAAGCTGAGCTCCGGCTGGACGGTGCTGCCTTTCAACTCGCAGTATGCCACGAGCTTCAAGGACATCGTGGTTCCCGCGTTGAAGAAGAACGGCAACCTCTTCGGCAAGTTCGCTCCTTGGCAGGCAAACCTCAAGCAGTACGCCGAGGACCAGGGCTTCAAGATTACGGAATCCAAGTAATCAAGCCGGTTATGTCGAGTGTGCCGGACAGCTGTTCCGGCACACTCGGTGCAAATGTGTTGATGTGAAATAAAGGAGAGTCCAATGATGAATACTGCTGCAGTGCCCGCATCAGTACCGGGTGGCAAAACCCGACCCGGGAAAGCGGAGCAAGGCTTGAGAAAGGAGAAACGGCATTATATCGGCATGTTGTATTGCTTGCCGTATGTCGTGGTGTTCCTGGCGGGTACCATCCTGCCGATGTTTTATGCCCTCTATCTTGGCTTTTTCAAGACGCAGCTAATCGGAGGTGAGACGTTCGCCGGTTTCTCCCAATACATCAAGGCGTTCAAGGACCCTCTGTTGTGGAACGGCTTCGGGCGTGTGACACTCTACGCGGTGATTCAGGTTCCCATCATGCTGATACTGTCGCTGATGGAAGCGCTGATGCTGGATTCGCAGCGTATCACCCATGTTGCGGTGCCACGAATTCTGCTGTTCCTGCCGTATGCCGTCCCCGGTGTCATCGCCTCACTGATGTGGGGCTATATCTACGGCGGCGATTATGGCCTGTTCGGCCAGGTCTTCAAGGCATTCGGGGCCACGCCTCCGGATATGTTCTCGCAAAAGCTGATGCTGATCGCGATGATGAACATCGGTACATGGATCTACATGGGCTACAACATGTTGATCTTCTATTCGGCACTTCGTGCGTTGCCTGAGGAATTGTATGAATCCGGCAGGGTAGACGGGGCTTCGGAGTTCAGGATCGCATGGTCCATCAAAATCCCGCAGATCAAGGGTTCTGTCATCATGACGCTGTTGTTCTCCGTCATCGGTTCGTATCAGCTGTTCAATGAGCCGAGCATGTTGCAGGTGCTCGCCCCGCAGACCGTCACCAGTTACTACACCCCCAATCTTTACACCTACAGCCTGGCGTTCAACGGACAAG
The window above is part of the Bifidobacterium sp. ESL0704 genome. Proteins encoded here:
- a CDS encoding LacI family DNA-binding transcriptional regulator; its protein translation is MDSSKKKVTIRDVAQLADVSPSTVSRAFARPDRVSAETTKKIFAAADKLGYHEEAVQTRPSRHRHDLIAISVPDIANQFFSDIIRSVQHECFNRGVGLIVSETRESASWERMAFDKVVKNADGIILVSSRMPDSMIRKCAQARPLVVVNREVRGVSSIVVDVRQGVHQAVEQLQIGNCHDITYLDGPANSWSVGMRWKAIRGECHSRNIDVHRMWPGVPTFEGGYACVEQYLQHPTGAVIAHNDLMAIGFIAGMRKRGYECPRDFSIIGFDDDTVGRMSDPSISSIHMSLPKVGNYAEHLLAASVEGTVKPGQLARIPSSLIVRESTRTRGIAPKSLACANRGNN
- the uxaC gene encoding glucuronate isomerase, which produces MEFLDDDYLLTTDLAQELFHGCAQDLPVVDYHCHLHPQEIYQDTNFKDIVDAWLTDGKNYGDHYKWRLMRANGVPERLITGDATPWQKFQAFASTMEKAVGSPVFLWAHMELRRYFGISTVLSTRTARDIFEQTNEMLRQPDFSRRSLLRRMGVDTVCTTDDPVEDLQYHKLFAKQDETFKMIPAFRPDPALKPDQPGFGAWVEQLEQASGVSIRSFDDLVSALSKRVDYFHDLGCRLSDHAAGIMTYDVATSSQLDAILDKARAGKGVTALEYSQYRTALFIALMSMYNAKGWTMQLHLHSFLNLNKRGFADHGPDTGFDAMNDRSIAEPLAALLNAASEQGGIPRLLIYSLNPNDYMVISTVAGCFQGGMKQRLALGNAWWFNDTRNGIRRQLEVMAETSLLGNFVGMTTDSRSFLSFSRHEYFRRILCEMLGEWANRGEIPADPEFLEPIVRDISFNNAKELFTDQKND
- a CDS encoding glycoside hydrolase family 43 protein, yielding MRNPVLRGFNPDPVIFSDGQRYYIVVSTFEWLPGLRVYASDDLCDWRYETSILSRDTGVDLRGNPRGCSIWAPYAGYHDGVYYVLYTNVRQTKVPYKDVDNYLIMSKDIHGPWSEPVYINSSGFDPSLFFDDDGTCYFINEIWDYRRREHNKSAGIVMQRLDVDTLDLCDEPIRIFEGTEAQKTEAPQMYKHDGYYYLLTAEGGTEAGHRETVARSRKIWGPYKPDPQGPLVTSYDDPQWPLQCAGHASLVMSGDGQWCMAHLCARPFGPDGASILGRETALQQVVFSDEGWIRLAQGGHKPAVVVCPQVGSKPNAASFHDDLKQGLPDDEHWNTLREFSEDSWLKPTPEGLRIAGGASPQSTFGQHLIGTRQTEFDCRASVHMFYAPKSYLQLAGLSLYLDIDNYMLCMVTADDCGEPVAVLQQCVAGDFSEICRIPVSGRCFDISVNLSGHDCVFSMTDVSGMVCDFEGPHDVTFLAGGFTGDFIALDAIDMYRHNSSAALFSDFRYEVLSN
- a CDS encoding extracellular solute-binding protein; amino-acid sequence: MKFSKSIIAAVASVAMLASLGACGSGSQSSSSSSKKDGASISMNDVNAALKSDKDVKLNFWTWRDDIEGPSIAAFEAKYPHIKINVVKTGAAADHYTKFQNVLKSKKDIPDIVQLEYDYLPQYAVSGSLLNFSSPSIESSMGKLYNDASWRNVHVADGLYGVPLDQGPEAFFWRHDVLDQYGIQIPKTWKEFEESGIKLHKANPNKYMGFIDTTDVRYMASIIRQSGAIPWQVDGVQNVKLSMTDAKVKEAVNFIQRLIDEDVLEPVANKSDEYNRGFAEGRWAVQFDGCWKGTSFTQQQPSLKGKMEVALPPAWGDDASNLKTGEVGGSLISVTSATAQEKRAAAIAFCNWMSSSKESINEFQKTGSFFNAAKSFQEDPKQASVKNDYFGGQQVNKVYFESAKKLSSGWTVLPFNSQYATSFKDIVVPALKKNGNLFGKFAPWQANLKQYAEDQGFKITESK
- a CDS encoding sugar ABC transporter permease, with the protein product MLYCLPYVVVFLAGTILPMFYALYLGFFKTQLIGGETFAGFSQYIKAFKDPLLWNGFGRVTLYAVIQVPIMLILSLMEALMLDSQRITHVAVPRILLFLPYAVPGVIASLMWGYIYGGDYGLFGQVFKAFGATPPDMFSQKLMLIAMMNIGTWIYMGYNMLIFYSALRALPEELYESGRVDGASEFRIAWSIKIPQIKGSVIMTLLFSVIGSYQLFNEPSMLQVLAPQTVTSYYTPNLYTYSLAFNGQDVNYAAAVSLVVGLFTMIIVTIVKLLGNRWEEK